The following coding sequences are from one Sardina pilchardus chromosome 16, fSarPil1.1, whole genome shotgun sequence window:
- the LOC134059828 gene encoding cornifelin homolog B-like has product MANRMVVQQPKPVLSSPGADQWSTSICECDNVNDCCFAFCLPACFACITARDHGECLCIPMLDGWGLIPPITLSMRVSLRRQFGITDTICNDCIYACCCGPCSWCQMRREMKARLHPVTLINYRAQ; this is encoded by the exons ATGGCGAATAGAATGGTTGTGCAGCAACCTAAGCCGGTTCTGTCGTCACCCGGTGCAGACCAGTGGTCAACCAGCATCTGCGAGTGTGACAACGTGAACGACT GCTGTTTCGCCTTCTGTTTGCCCGCATGCTTCGCGTGCATCACAGCGCGGGACCATGGGGAGTGCCTGTGCATACCGATGCTGGACGGTTGGGGGCTCATCCCCCCGATCACACTCTCAATGCGGGTCTCCCTGCGTCGCCAGTTTGGAATCACA GACACCATCTGTAACGACTGCATATACGCCTGCTGCTGTGGACCCTGCTCCTGGTGCCAGATGAGGCGAGAGATGAAGGCTCGTCTGCATCCTGTCACCCTCATCAACTACCGGGCACAGTAA
- the LOC134059827 gene encoding cornifelin homolog B-like — protein MANNPVFMQPGVYEKTLSREWSTGVFQCTEDMESCCCGFWCYWCFTCQTADEFGELTCLPLVDMCFGGCVRPVTMSVRAVMRRRYGIQGTLCNDCVCSVFCPPCVWCQMYREMKRNVQPITFVNVNTRQR, from the exons ATGGCAAATAACCCAGTGTTCATGCAGCCTGGTGTCTATGAGAAGACACTGTCTCGAGAATGGAGCACAGGAGTCTTCCAGTGCACTGAAGACATGGAAtcat GCTGCTGTGGTTTCTGGTGTTACTGGTGTTTCACCTGCCAGACAGCTGATGAGTTTGGAGAGCTCACTTGTCTCCCCCTAGTGGACATGTGCTTTGGCGGTTGTGTGAGACCAGTCACCATGTCAGTGAGGGCTGTTATGCGCCGACGCTACGGCATCCAG GGGACTCTctgtaatgactgtgtgtgctcAGTCTTCTGTCCACCATGTGTTTGGTGTCAAATgtacagagagatgaagaggaacgTGCAACCAATCACGTTCGTCAACGTCAACACACGGCAGCGATAG
- the LOC134059826 gene encoding cornifelin homolog B-like produces MVITDRAVVSQPGHMKPPFVPDQWNTGLFDCCDDFSSCCYHYWCFWCIACKTSEKYGECLCMPLVDFLALGGSVPAFAMAMRSDMRERYGIRGSMVEDFMFSTCFPPCVYFQISREMKIRKQAVTVVNTHHHRPHTQR; encoded by the exons ATGGTCATCACGGATAGGGCGGTTGTGTCTCAGCCTGGTCATATGAAACCACCTTTCGTGCCTGACCAGTGGAACACTGGCCTCTTTGACTGTTGTGATGACTTTTCGTCAT GCTGCTACCATTACTGGTGTTTCTGGTGCATCGCCTGTAAGACTTCGGAAAAATATGGCGAGTGTCTCTGTATGCCTTTGGTGGACTTCCTGGCTCTCGGAGGAAGTGTTCCAGCTTTCGCCATGGCCATGAGGTCCGACATGCGCGAGCGCTACGGCATTCGT GGCTCTATGGTGGAAGACTTTATGTTCTCGACCTGCTTCCCACCCTGCGTGTATTTCCAGATTTCAAGAGAGATGAAGATTCGCAAGCAGGCTGTAACTGTCGTCAATACCCACCACCACAGACCGCACACCCAACGATAA